The DNA sequence GCGGAACGGCGCCTCCTGGACCGAGATCGGCGACGCCATCGGCGTGTCCAAGCAAGCCGCCCAGCAACGCCACACGCCCGCCCCCTTCGAGCGGTTCACCAAGCTGAACCGGCACGGCATCGTGCTGGCGCAGGAAGCCGCCCGCACGCACAAGCACGACTTCATCGGTACGGAACACCTGCTGCTGGGGCTGCTCGGCGAGCCCCGTGGCCTCGCGTACGAACTGCTGGTGGCGAAGGGCGGGTCGGAGCGGCGCGTCCGCGACGCGATCGACGAAGCGCTGCCGCCGGCCGGGGAGAAAGCGCCGCGAGGTCACATCGCGTTCAGGACGGAGAGCAAGGAGGCCATCGACCAGGCGCGCCACGCGGCGGCGGAGCTCGGCCACGACTGGATCGGCACGGAACACATGCTGCTGGGCCTGATCCGCGTCGAGGAGAGCCCGGCCGCGCGGATCCTGCGCGGCCTCGGGTTCACGCCGGACGAGCTGCACGAGGCGGTCGAGGCCAGGATCGCCGAACGGCCTGCCGCACGCGACGAGCAGTAGGGAACGGTCAGTTCGCCACTCCGGTCACGGGGCGCTCCCCTGCCCCGGGCCGGAATCGGACGCGGTCGCGGTCGCGGTCGCGGACGCGGTCGCGGCATGCGGCATGAACCGGCTCAGCCGGAAGACGGTCGGCTGCGTCAGGCGCCCGCAGAACATGTCCATCCGCATCGCCGACCAGTCGATCCCGGGGTCGGCCTCCCGCAGCCCCCGCAGGTGCGCGTGCCACTGCTCCTCGTCCCGGGTCTCGAACAGCGGCTGCCACCACCCCTCCTCGGGCCCGAACCGGACCGTGGCCCGCTCCCTCTCACGCTGCTGCTGACGTTTCCTCTTGCGCTGTCCCGGCATCGGGTCAGCATCGCCGTTCTCCCCCGGTGCGGCAACGAGGATTTCGGGCTCCGGTTCGGATCCCGCCGCCGGGCATGAGACGGTCGGTTCATGCCGGAGACGACAGAAGGGCTGGAGGCGGCGTTGGCCGGCGCCTCGGCTCGTACATGGGCCGAACGGGCCCGCGCCGGGTGCGCGCTCGCCCCGGTCGCCGATGTTCCCCAGGCCGCGGAGGCACTGCTGAGGCTGCTGCTGGACGCGGAGGACACGGCAGTGACCCGGCGGGTGGCCGAGGCCCTGACCCGGGCCGGAACGGCGGCCGCCGTACGGCTCGTCGCCCTCGCTCTCGAAGAGGCCGGTGACAGCCAGGCCGACTGGCTGCAGACCGGGGTGGACGACGCACTCGCGGGGACGGACGACGCGGCCGGCGTCATGGCGGTCTGCGCGCGGCTCGCCCGGGACCCGGAAGCCGCCGTGCGGCGGGGTGCCGCGCACATCTCGGCGTGGGCGGACCGGTCGGCAAGGACCAGTCGGCCCCGCACATCGACCGCTGCCTGGCGGAGGACCACATCCGGGTGAAGCCGCCCTTCGGCTGCTACGGCAACGTCTACGAGATCACGCTCAACGGCAAGGGGCAGGTGGCGACGATCATGGAGAAGTGGTCCGTGTGACCGGGCGGGCCTGATCCGGCGTCGGGGCGTCCCCCGTCAGCCCCCGCAGATCGGCCACCTCGTACCCCCGCGCCCGCACCAGGTCGATGATCTGCGGCAGCGCCTCCGCGTCCAGGACCTCGCCCGAGCCGTCGGCGGAACCGATGTGCATCTGGATGATGGCGCCGGGGCGGAGGACGTCGGCGACGCGCTTCACCGCCTGCTGGACGGTCATTCCGCCGGGGGTGCCGAGGTAGCCCTTGGTGTCGGTGGTCCACTCGATGTCGGCGAGGCCCAGGGAGTTGACGTGGGCGATCGTCTGCGGGGTGGTCTCACCGTAGGGGAAGCGGAAGAAGGGC is a window from the Streptomyces mobaraensis genome containing:
- a CDS encoding Clp protease N-terminal domain-containing protein, with amino-acid sequence MSPLDISLADLIARLDEELPDADLLARISEARLRAQTLTDLGDQLIDHYVSKAKRNGASWTEIGDAIGVSKQAAQQRHTPAPFERFTKLNRHGIVLAQEAARTHKHDFIGTEHLLLGLLGEPRGLAYELLVAKGGSERRVRDAIDEALPPAGEKAPRGHIAFRTESKEAIDQARHAAAELGHDWIGTEHMLLGLIRVEESPAARILRGLGFTPDELHEAVEARIAERPAARDEQ